The genomic window CGCGACATCAGCTCTGGATCCTGCTCTGAGGCCGCGACCTCATCATCGAAGGCGCGTTGGGCGCCCGGCTCTTCCGAGAAGATCGCAGGCTCGGACAGCCGCAGGCTTGAGACCCTATAGACATCGCCCTTCTGCTCGAGCGTGACGCCGCTACGGGCGTGGAGGATGCGGGCGTCCATCGTCATTGGGCTGGTCTCCTGTTCCGATGCAGAACGCACCAATCGGCCGGATGGCTCTCCTCAATCGCCAGAAAGACCGTCGACGAGGCGCGAGCGCAGCTCTTCGTCATCCAGTCCCTGCACGACGATCATTTTCGAGCGCGACTGTCCGCCGCGTCCCACGCTGATCGACGACTTCGGCACGCCAAGGCTTTTGGCCAGCAGCCGGATTAGGGCGTCGTTGGCCTCTCCCTCGATCGGACGGGCGCGGACGCGCACCTTGAGCACGCGTCGTCCCTCGGCGTCGGCCGCCCAGCCATCAATGCGATCGGCCGCAGCGCCGGGCTGCAGCCTTATGGGCAAGTTCGCCATGCCGTCCTCTACGGGCAAGAAAAAGGGCGCGGCTCCGATCGGCGCCGCGCCCTGTTCCGTATCGATTCGACCTGGGCCTCAGCCCAGGGCGGCCATCAGTTCCGGCACCACCGTCTTGTAGTCGCCGACCAGACCATAGTCCGCGACCTGGAAGATCGGGGCGTCCGCATCCTTGTTGATGGCGACGAT from Brevundimonas fontaquae includes these protein-coding regions:
- a CDS encoding DUF167 domain-containing protein; the encoded protein is MANLPIRLQPGAAADRIDGWAADAEGRRVLKVRVRARPIEGEANDALIRLLAKSLGVPKSSISVGRGGQSRSKMIVVQGLDDEELRSRLVDGLSGD